The following coding sequences lie in one Hydrogenophaga sp. PBL-H3 genomic window:
- the chlG gene encoding chlorophyll synthase ChlG: MQLPALSAVTELFKPITWFPPMWAFACGVVASGVSMDGRWLMAVVGVALAGPLVCATSQAVNDWYDRHVDAINEPQRPIPSGRIPGHWGLYLAIAWTLVSLAVATALGPWGFGAAALGLLLAWAYSAPPVRLKENGWWGNAACGISYEGIAWITGAAVMAGGAMPGGESLVLAALYSAGTHGIMTLNDFKAVAGDRQMGVRSLPVQLGVKRAARVACWFMAVPQVVVIALLVAWGQPWHAAGVTGLLLAQGAMMRHFLADPTPRALWYSGFGVPLFVSGMMVSAFALRGMAGAGA, translated from the coding sequence ATGCAACTCCCTGCCCTGTCGGCTGTCACCGAGCTGTTCAAACCCATCACCTGGTTTCCGCCGATGTGGGCTTTTGCCTGCGGTGTGGTGGCCTCGGGTGTCTCCATGGACGGTCGCTGGTTGATGGCGGTGGTGGGGGTGGCGCTGGCGGGGCCGCTGGTGTGCGCCACCAGCCAGGCCGTGAACGACTGGTACGACCGCCACGTGGACGCCATCAACGAGCCGCAGCGACCGATTCCCTCGGGGCGCATTCCTGGCCACTGGGGTCTGTACCTGGCGATTGCCTGGACGCTGGTGTCGCTGGCTGTGGCCACAGCGCTCGGCCCCTGGGGTTTTGGTGCGGCAGCGCTCGGCCTGTTGCTCGCCTGGGCCTACAGCGCGCCCCCGGTGCGGTTGAAGGAAAACGGCTGGTGGGGCAATGCGGCTTGTGGCATCAGCTACGAGGGCATTGCCTGGATCACCGGCGCGGCCGTGATGGCCGGTGGTGCCATGCCCGGCGGTGAATCGCTGGTGCTGGCCGCGCTCTACAGCGCCGGCACCCACGGCATCATGACGCTCAACGACTTCAAGGCGGTGGCCGGTGACCGCCAGATGGGCGTGCGCTCGCTGCCGGTGCAGCTGGGTGTGAAGCGAGCCGCGCGCGTCGCTTGCTGGTTCATGGCGGTGCCGCAGGTGGTCGTGATTGCCTTGCTGGTGGCCTGGGGCCAGCCCTGGCATGCGGCAGGCGTGACCGGCCTGCTGCTGGCGCAGGGCGCGATGATGCGCCACTTCCTGGCCGACCCGACCCCCCGTGCACTCTGGTACAGCGGCTTCGGCGTGCCGCTGTTCGTGTCGGGAATGATGGTCAGCGCGTTCGCGCTGCGGGGCATGGCGGGAGCGGGCGCATGA
- a CDS encoding cobalamin B12-binding domain-containing protein encodes MGSYSRQTSAQETELFGTPPLDGWAESVCGPAGTPGIDDLLRMDPPEASNDDGLRSVLLAKAVEYEIIPRLMLAHRVARDGAAHPVSLGEHVAREDVIPFAEMVLHDDDAALRGFIAALRDRGVPIESVFLDLLAPVARYLGELWERDLCSFTEVTVGLGRLQQLLRENSAAFAQFTSEATSDKARRVLLMPCPGEQHTFGLSLVGEFFHRAGWEVVTSFVATDGAPGMVQKDWFDVVGFSLGCETGIERLGETMEQVRRKSLNPGISIIAGGAIFGLHPEFGNRLTADAIITDGPAAPALAAKLLADSKARSQV; translated from the coding sequence ATGGGTTCGTATTCCAGGCAAACGTCGGCCCAAGAGACAGAGCTCTTTGGCACGCCACCCCTTGACGGCTGGGCCGAATCCGTCTGCGGCCCCGCCGGCACGCCGGGTATCGACGATCTCCTGCGCATGGACCCGCCCGAAGCCTCCAACGACGATGGACTGCGCTCTGTGCTGCTGGCCAAGGCGGTGGAGTACGAAATCATCCCCCGGCTGATGCTGGCGCATCGGGTGGCCAGGGACGGAGCGGCGCACCCGGTCTCGCTGGGCGAGCACGTGGCACGGGAAGATGTGATCCCGTTCGCCGAAATGGTGCTTCACGACGACGACGCAGCCTTGCGCGGGTTCATCGCCGCGCTGCGCGATCGGGGCGTGCCCATTGAATCCGTGTTCCTGGACCTGCTGGCACCGGTGGCGCGTTATCTGGGGGAACTCTGGGAACGCGACCTGTGCAGCTTCACCGAGGTCACCGTGGGTCTGGGGCGCCTGCAGCAACTGCTGCGGGAAAACAGCGCTGCCTTCGCCCAGTTCACCAGCGAAGCAACCAGCGACAAGGCCCGGCGGGTGCTGCTGATGCCCTGCCCGGGCGAGCAGCACACCTTTGGCTTGTCACTGGTTGGCGAGTTCTTTCACCGTGCGGGCTGGGAGGTGGTCACCAGTTTCGTGGCCACCGATGGCGCGCCCGGCATGGTGCAGAAAGACTGGTTTGATGTGGTCGGTTTTTCGCTCGGATGCGAGACCGGTATCGAGCGGCTGGGCGAAACCATGGAGCAGGTTCGACGCAAGAGCCTCAACCCCGGCATCTCTATAATTGCAGGCGGTGCAATCTTTGGTTTGCACCCGGAGTTCGGCAACAGGCTCACCGCCGACGCCATCATCACCGATGGCCCTGCTGCACCGGCGCTGGCTGCAAAGCTGCTGGCCGACAGCAAAGCGCGAAGTCAGGTTTGA
- a CDS encoding BCD family MFS transporter, with product MTPFGWGSIARLGLVQMALGAIVVLTTSTLNRVMVVELALPALLPGMLVALHYLVQIARPRMGHGSDVGGRRTPWIVGGMAVLGIGGVVAAAATVWMATDRPAGIALAMLGFALVGLGVSASGTSLLVMLAKRVPETRRAGAATLVWMMMIAGFALTAGLAGHLLEPYSPERLLAVTAGVSLIAFALTLVALRGLEGTEVRYETQHPDDKPGFREALAQVWSEPVARRFTVFVFVSMLAYSAQDLILEPFAGTVFGYTPGASTQLSGVQHGGVLAGMLLVAFSGALAARFPWHPVLGRIGSLRGWTIGGCIASALALLGLTLAGLQGEGSPLKATVFALGVANGAFSIGAIGSMMRLASEGRQSREGVRMGLWGAAQAVAFGLGGLVGTGASDLAHWLIATPGSAYATVFALEGLVFLISAALAWRISAPAPSSPARATPFSNAGDAFAVGTNHRQLS from the coding sequence ATGACACCGTTTGGCTGGGGCAGCATCGCACGCCTCGGCCTGGTGCAGATGGCGTTGGGAGCCATCGTGGTGCTGACCACGTCCACGCTCAACCGCGTGATGGTGGTGGAGCTGGCCCTGCCGGCCTTGCTGCCGGGCATGCTGGTCGCCCTGCACTACCTGGTCCAGATCGCACGTCCACGCATGGGCCACGGCTCCGACGTGGGCGGGCGCCGCACACCCTGGATCGTGGGGGGCATGGCGGTGCTGGGCATCGGCGGTGTGGTCGCCGCCGCAGCCACAGTGTGGATGGCCACCGACAGACCTGCCGGCATTGCACTGGCGATGCTGGGCTTTGCCCTTGTGGGACTCGGCGTGAGCGCCAGCGGCACGTCTCTGCTCGTGATGCTGGCCAAGCGGGTGCCTGAAACCCGTCGCGCTGGCGCCGCCACGCTGGTCTGGATGATGATGATCGCCGGCTTCGCACTCACCGCCGGCCTGGCGGGTCACCTTCTGGAGCCCTATTCGCCCGAGCGCCTGCTGGCCGTGACGGCCGGCGTGTCGCTGATCGCCTTCGCGCTCACGCTCGTGGCACTGCGCGGGCTCGAAGGCACCGAAGTCCGCTACGAAACGCAGCACCCGGACGACAAGCCTGGCTTCAGGGAAGCACTCGCCCAGGTGTGGAGCGAGCCTGTGGCGCGGCGCTTCACCGTCTTCGTGTTCGTCTCGATGCTGGCCTACAGCGCGCAAGACCTGATCCTGGAGCCGTTTGCCGGCACGGTGTTCGGCTACACGCCGGGCGCCTCCACCCAGCTCTCGGGCGTGCAACACGGCGGCGTGCTGGCGGGCATGCTGCTGGTGGCGTTCTCGGGCGCGCTGGCGGCCCGCTTCCCCTGGCACCCGGTGCTGGGGCGCATCGGCTCGCTGCGCGGCTGGACCATCGGCGGATGCATTGCCTCCGCCCTAGCGCTGCTGGGTCTCACGCTCGCGGGCCTGCAGGGCGAGGGCTCGCCGCTGAAGGCCACGGTGTTTGCGCTGGGCGTGGCCAACGGCGCGTTCTCCATCGGTGCCATCGGATCGATGATGCGACTCGCCAGCGAGGGACGCCAGTCGCGCGAAGGCGTTCGCATGGGCCTGTGGGGCGCCGCGCAGGCCGTGGCGTTTGGCCTGGGCGGCCTGGTGGGCACCGGTGCGAGCGATCTGGCGCACTGGCTCATCGCCACCCCCGGCTCGGCCTACGCCACGGTGTTCGCACTTGAAGGCCTGGTCTTCCTGATCTCGGCCGCACTGGCCTGGCGCATCTCGGCGCCAGCGCCCAGCAGCCCAGCGCGAGCAACGCCTTTCTCCAACGCCGGTGACGCATTCGCCGTCGGCACCAACCACAGGCAACTGTCATGA
- the ppsR gene encoding transcriptional regulator PpsR: protein MPQASQAYVHKPFEKAGQFLDGLDADAAAELVTASADVVLILDTDGVIRDMALIGKDMMGLGCQEWIGKPWIQTVTVESKPKIEDLLGHPDKQGADNIRWRHVNHPMTDRADLPLSYSVVQVHRKVKGKTDQVSHTVAFGRDLRGQVALQQRLVTAQQSMERDYWRLRQVETRYRLLFQMASEPVLILEGSVDKLEEANPAAHELFGEPSRLPGWTLLSSLDVPSQAAVRDMLDRLRSSGRADPCTIRLIDSTQDMVVAASQFRQENTLHFLLRFTRPMDSVAPSLSASKRQLLQVMESAPDALVVTDLDGRILSANRAFLDLGQLASEDQARGEVLEKWLGRTGVDFRVLLTNLRQHGSVRLFATLMRGEYGSTSEVEISAVAVNAGSQRCLGFTIRDVGRRLGIETRASKELPRSASQMTELVGRLPLKDIVRETTDLIEQLCIEAALELTGDNRASAAEMLGLSRQSLYIKLRRFGILEGVSEDTH from the coding sequence ATGCCGCAGGCGTCACAAGCCTATGTCCACAAGCCGTTTGAGAAGGCTGGCCAGTTCCTCGACGGCCTGGATGCAGATGCCGCCGCGGAGCTTGTCACGGCGTCCGCCGACGTGGTTCTCATTCTGGACACTGACGGTGTGATCCGGGACATGGCGCTCATCGGCAAAGACATGATGGGCCTGGGCTGCCAGGAGTGGATCGGAAAACCCTGGATCCAGACCGTCACGGTCGAGAGCAAACCCAAGATCGAGGACCTGCTCGGCCATCCCGACAAGCAAGGTGCGGACAACATCCGCTGGCGCCATGTGAACCACCCCATGACCGACCGGGCTGACCTGCCGTTGTCCTACTCGGTGGTGCAGGTTCATCGCAAGGTCAAAGGCAAGACCGATCAGGTCTCGCACACCGTGGCCTTTGGCCGCGACCTGCGCGGTCAGGTGGCGCTGCAACAGCGCCTGGTCACGGCCCAGCAATCCATGGAACGCGACTACTGGCGGCTGCGCCAGGTGGAAACGCGTTACCGCCTGCTGTTCCAGATGGCCTCGGAGCCGGTGCTCATCCTCGAAGGCTCGGTCGACAAGCTTGAAGAAGCCAATCCCGCCGCTCACGAGCTGTTTGGCGAGCCATCCCGCCTGCCGGGCTGGACCCTGCTCAGCAGTCTGGACGTGCCCAGCCAGGCGGCCGTGCGCGACATGCTGGACCGCCTGCGCTCCAGTGGCCGGGCCGACCCCTGCACCATCCGCCTGATCGACTCCACCCAGGACATGGTGGTGGCGGCCTCCCAGTTCCGCCAGGAAAACACCCTGCATTTCCTGCTGCGCTTCACCCGCCCGATGGACTCGGTGGCGCCGAGCCTCTCAGCCAGCAAGCGCCAGTTGCTCCAGGTAATGGAGAGCGCGCCCGATGCGCTGGTCGTCACCGATCTCGACGGCCGCATCCTGAGTGCCAACCGTGCATTCCTCGACCTCGGCCAGCTGGCCAGCGAGGACCAGGCCCGCGGCGAAGTGCTCGAGAAATGGCTGGGTCGCACCGGGGTCGATTTCCGGGTGCTGCTCACGAACTTGCGCCAGCACGGCAGCGTGCGCCTGTTTGCCACCCTGATGCGCGGCGAATACGGCTCCACCTCCGAAGTGGAAATTTCCGCCGTGGCGGTGAACGCGGGCTCGCAGCGCTGCCTGGGTTTCACCATCCGCGACGTGGGCCGCCGGCTGGGCATCGAGACCCGCGCCAGCAAGGAACTGCCCCGCTCGGCCAGCCAGATGACCGAGCTGGTCGGCCGGCTCCCGCTCAAGGACATCGTGCGCGAAACCACCGACCTGATCGAGCAGCTGTGCATTGAGGCTGCCCTGGAGCTCACCGGCGACAACCGCGCCTCGGCCGCTGAAATGCTCGGCCTCTCCCGCCAGAGCCTCTACATCAAGCTGCGCCGCTTCGGCATTCTTGAAGGTGTGAGCGAAGACACTCATTGA
- the bchF gene encoding 2-vinyl bacteriochlorophyllide hydratase, giving the protein MHPERQRPASRPLYTPEERVRRDATVWTLVQGILAPVQFLVFLVSLGLVLRFLATGEGQSAATVSVVIKTLALYTIMVTGCIWEKVVFGRYLFAPAFYWEDVFSMLVLALHTAYLLALLTGALDARGLMWLALAAYAAYVVNAGQFIYKLRMARLQGHAGIVAVHA; this is encoded by the coding sequence ATGCACCCCGAACGCCAGCGGCCCGCCAGTCGCCCTCTGTACACGCCCGAAGAGCGGGTGCGGCGAGACGCCACGGTGTGGACGCTGGTGCAGGGCATCCTGGCGCCGGTGCAGTTCCTGGTGTTTCTGGTCAGCCTGGGGCTGGTGTTGCGATTTCTGGCCACCGGTGAAGGACAAAGTGCCGCCACTGTGTCGGTGGTCATCAAGACACTGGCGCTCTACACCATCATGGTCACGGGATGCATCTGGGAGAAGGTGGTCTTCGGCCGCTACCTGTTTGCGCCGGCGTTCTATTGGGAAGACGTGTTCAGCATGCTGGTGCTGGCCCTGCACACGGCGTATCTGCTGGCGCTGCTGACCGGCGCGCTGGATGCCCGTGGCCTGATGTGGCTGGCGCTCGCCGCCTACGCCGCTTACGTGGTCAACGCTGGGCAGTTCATCTACAAGCTGCGCATGGCGCGGCTCCAGGGCCATGCGGGCATCGTGGCGGTGCACGCATGA